One genomic segment of Catalinimonas alkaloidigena includes these proteins:
- a CDS encoding sensor histidine kinase, which translates to MKKRVYSKEKVDNIYQKKNTVKIVVLIFATLIAGGSVYYTNSLVEELKERERSFINLYAETLEMVANSEGDDIPFLFQQVIVPNNSIPVILTDSYGNYIEGRNLGLKDSYSEEKRARIIEEQLEEMRALYDHIEIVLTNPTTGMVDGYQFVYYKNSFLLTQLQYYPYVQLSVIAVFALLTYTVFSYSRRAEQNRVWIGMAKETAHQLGTPLSSLMAWLEFFRSDPDRYDPAIIKELDKDIQRLEMITSRFSSIGSVPTLKKENITSTIKGTIHYLEKRISTKVKMQVQSTSDDIDVLMNRPLFEWVIENICKNAVDAMSGVGSINIEIRQEKNKAIIDIADTGKGIQKSKVNQVFTPGYTTKKRGWGLGLSLAQRIIENYHRGKIFVKESEVDVGTTFRIILHTEKRSVNGEKTQNRPELMKEH; encoded by the coding sequence ATGAAGAAGCGTGTATATTCTAAAGAAAAGGTGGATAATATCTACCAAAAAAAGAACACTGTAAAGATTGTAGTCCTGATCTTTGCAACGCTCATTGCCGGAGGTTCCGTCTACTATACCAACAGCCTGGTAGAAGAATTAAAAGAAAGAGAAAGGAGTTTCATTAACCTCTATGCCGAAACGCTGGAAATGGTAGCCAACTCCGAGGGTGACGATATACCGTTTCTCTTCCAGCAGGTGATTGTTCCCAACAACAGCATACCTGTTATATTGACAGATAGCTATGGCAACTATATTGAAGGGCGGAACTTAGGCCTTAAGGATTCTTACAGTGAGGAAAAGCGAGCCCGTATCATTGAAGAGCAACTTGAGGAGATGCGGGCATTGTATGATCACATTGAAATTGTACTCACCAATCCCACTACCGGCATGGTAGACGGCTATCAATTTGTATACTATAAGAATTCTTTCCTGCTCACCCAGCTTCAGTACTACCCTTACGTGCAGCTTTCTGTAATCGCTGTTTTTGCTCTGCTAACCTACACTGTATTCAGTTATTCCCGGAGGGCAGAACAAAACCGTGTTTGGATCGGTATGGCCAAAGAAACCGCCCACCAGTTGGGTACTCCCCTATCCTCTCTGATGGCCTGGCTGGAGTTCTTCCGCTCCGATCCCGATCGTTATGATCCCGCAATAATAAAGGAACTGGACAAAGATATTCAACGACTGGAAATGATCACTTCCCGCTTTTCAAGCATCGGCTCTGTCCCCACCCTTAAAAAAGAGAATATCACTTCAACGATCAAAGGAACCATCCACTATCTTGAAAAACGGATTTCTACCAAGGTGAAGATGCAGGTACAAAGCACCTCTGATGATATTGATGTGCTGATGAACCGGCCGCTGTTTGAGTGGGTCATAGAAAATATTTGTAAAAACGCGGTTGACGCCATGAGTGGTGTGGGCAGTATCAATATTGAGATCAGGCAGGAAAAAAATAAAGCTATTATAGATATTGCCGATACGGGAAAAGGGATTCAGAAATCTAAGGTAAATCAGGTATTTACTCCTGGATATACCACTAAGAAGAGAGGCTGGGGCCTTGGCTTGTCATTGGCACAGCGTATCATAGAAAACTACCACCGAGGTAAAATCTTTGTCAAAGAGTCTGAAGTAGACGTAGGCACTACTTTCCGCATCATTCTCCACACAGAAAAACGCTCCGTCAATGGAGAAAAAACACAAAACAGGCCAGAATTGATGAAAGAACATTAA
- a CDS encoding sensor histidine kinase, which yields MFSLFTVSTAIFAANIATVRSLDKLIPWNRNVSRRILVEILITSLNAIFIILVWTYVYFYLLNVEDEQFTSSLFNNILIALIANAIATSIMEGSAFFRAWKASLIESERMQKEYLRTKYEALKTQINPHFLFNSLNTLSSLVHTDPDLAEEFIDEFARFYRYILEIKDKSLVSLEEELSMVESYVYLQKIRFGDALMIENHIGMEHMQRQVPPLTLQLLVENAIKHNALSAEHPLTIRMEVLEQCLQISNNLQKRDEDVFSTGIGLHNLEAKYRILSTKMPEFYPKEEYFVATIPLLQKNVRNASTDY from the coding sequence TTGTTTTCACTTTTTACCGTATCTACTGCCATCTTCGCGGCCAATATTGCAACGGTCCGTAGCCTGGATAAGCTCATACCCTGGAACCGCAATGTGAGCAGGCGAATCCTTGTTGAAATCCTCATCACTTCGCTGAATGCGATATTCATTATACTAGTCTGGACCTACGTTTACTTTTATTTATTGAATGTAGAAGATGAGCAGTTCACGTCTTCCCTGTTTAACAACATTCTGATTGCCCTGATTGCCAATGCGATTGCCACTTCTATCATGGAAGGCAGTGCTTTTTTCAGAGCATGGAAAGCATCGCTGATTGAGTCGGAGCGTATGCAAAAGGAATATTTAAGGACGAAATATGAAGCACTTAAAACCCAGATTAACCCCCATTTTTTGTTCAATAGTCTCAACACTTTATCTTCTTTGGTGCATACTGATCCTGACCTGGCTGAGGAGTTTATAGATGAGTTCGCACGTTTCTACCGCTATATTTTGGAAATCAAAGACAAAAGCCTGGTAAGCCTGGAGGAGGAGCTAAGCATGGTGGAATCTTATGTGTACCTACAAAAGATCCGCTTCGGAGACGCACTGATGATTGAGAATCATATTGGTATGGAACATATGCAGAGGCAAGTCCCTCCACTCACCTTACAGCTTTTGGTAGAAAATGCGATAAAACATAATGCGCTAAGCGCTGAGCACCCACTCACCATCCGCATGGAGGTACTTGAGCAGTGCCTACAAATTTCAAATAATTTGCAAAAAAGAGATGAAGACGTATTTTCTACCGGAATCGGACTCCATAACCTTGAAGCAAAATACCGCATCCTCTCCACAAAAATGCCTGAGTTCTACCCTAAAGAAGAGTATTTCGTAGCCACTATTCCTCTACTCCAAAAGAACGTTAGAAATGCAAGTACTGATTATTGA
- a CDS encoding LytR/AlgR family response regulator transcription factor: MQVLIIEDEKPAADKLIRSLERIDHEIEVLDTLGSVQQAVGWLKENRADLIFLDIHLSDGVSFKIFEQLQNAGIEYIQTPIIFTTAYDEYAIEAFKLNSIDYLLKPVNRRDLEASLQKYRHLQEQIPPLQQNFKSLIDSLRKPAYKKRFMVSFGQRMKSIDTHQIAYFYAHDKLVQMLTFENQRYVVDHTIQQLDEILDPEIFFRINRKFMVNIEAIEQMHSYSKSRVKLDLRPESTMEAVVSVERSSDFKAWLDR; this comes from the coding sequence ATGCAAGTACTGATTATTGAAGATGAAAAACCCGCCGCCGACAAGCTGATCAGAAGCCTGGAAAGGATTGACCATGAGATTGAAGTGCTGGATACCCTAGGCTCGGTGCAGCAGGCTGTTGGGTGGCTTAAAGAAAATCGTGCGGATCTCATCTTTTTGGATATCCACCTTTCCGATGGGGTTTCTTTCAAAATCTTTGAGCAGCTTCAAAACGCTGGAATAGAATATATTCAGACACCTATCATATTCACCACAGCTTACGACGAATACGCTATAGAAGCTTTTAAACTGAATAGCATAGATTACCTTCTCAAACCCGTAAACCGACGAGACCTGGAGGCCAGTCTTCAAAAATACCGGCATTTACAGGAACAAATTCCGCCGCTGCAGCAGAACTTTAAGTCACTGATAGATAGCCTGCGAAAGCCTGCTTACAAAAAAAGGTTTATGGTGAGTTTTGGACAAAGGATGAAGAGCATAGATACCCATCAGATTGCTTACTTTTATGCGCATGATAAGCTGGTACAGATGCTTACCTTTGAAAATCAAAGATATGTGGTGGACCATACCATACAGCAGCTTGATGAGATACTTGACCCGGAAATATTCTTTCGTATCAATCGTAAATTTATGGTCAATATAGAGGCTATTGAACAGATGCACAGCTACTCCAAGAGCAGAGTAAAACTTGACCTCAGGCCCGAAAGTACCATGGAGGCAGTAGTAAGTGTAGAACGTTCATCTGATTTTAAAGCGTGGCTTGATCGCTAA
- the nuoK gene encoding NADH-quinone oxidoreductase subunit NuoK — MIPLEHYFILSALLLCIGLAIIIVKKNAIVVLMGIELIFNAANINLVAFSQYDAHLLQGQTFALFVIIIAAAEAAVAMAIVLKVYNFYKTSNLNEVNEMKE, encoded by the coding sequence ATGATTCCTTTAGAACATTATTTTATACTCAGCGCACTGCTACTCTGTATAGGGCTGGCAATCATCATTGTCAAAAAAAACGCGATCGTTGTGTTAATGGGTATTGAACTTATTTTTAATGCCGCCAACATCAACCTGGTCGCCTTTAGTCAGTATGATGCTCATTTGCTCCAGGGGCAAACCTTTGCGCTTTTTGTCATCATCATCGCTGCTGCAGAAGCCGCTGTAGCGATGGCCATTGTTCTTAAAGTGTATAACTTCTATAAAACTTCTAATCTCAACGAAGTCAATGAAATGAAGGAATAA
- a CDS encoding MarR family winged helix-turn-helix transcriptional regulator produces the protein MKLEEEIKQRKFSSEKHKVIINLMYTGNWVYSINKSILKQYNISPEQYNVLRILRGQYPDPSTVMLLNERMLDKMSNVSRIVEKLRVKNLLTRKECPADRRQVDITITREGLALLKQIDRDASISEQAAKNLSTEEAAQLNELLDKVRG, from the coding sequence ATGAAACTAGAAGAAGAAATCAAGCAAAGAAAGTTTAGCAGTGAAAAGCATAAAGTCATCATCAATCTGATGTACACTGGTAACTGGGTATACTCCATCAATAAGTCCATTCTCAAGCAATACAATATCTCCCCTGAACAATACAATGTACTCCGCATCTTAAGAGGGCAATACCCCGATCCTTCTACGGTAATGTTACTCAATGAGCGTATGCTCGATAAGATGTCTAATGTATCACGCATTGTAGAAAAGCTACGCGTTAAGAATCTGCTAACTCGCAAAGAATGTCCTGCAGACCGACGTCAGGTAGATATTACCATTACCAGGGAAGGCCTGGCGCTGCTCAAACAAATAGACAGAGACGCCAGCATCTCTGAACAGGCGGCAAAAAACCTTAGCACTGAGGAAGCAGCGCAGCTCAACGAACTGCTGGATAAGGTAAGAGGATGA
- a CDS encoding MarC family protein, with protein sequence MNWHSLVGQQGMNLNWNLMLNFVAAMLAIVNPVGLVPFWSELMNDASRRVKLQVALLTTVTATVVLLIFLNVSHEVLSFFSIDVAVFKVAGGMLLFQTALSMIKGQATQLEEREEEGDTWFQISKQRFRKIIVPLVVPLLAGPGSITTVILFSSRANGPMDSLGLSAVLVVTMLMLFLIFTFSHLVEKNTDDLVFTVFTRILGVLVAAVAMQFVLEGLGEVFPNWLEGQSTFDNPDSLGASGNKGK encoded by the coding sequence ATGAATTGGCATAGTCTTGTCGGGCAACAGGGTATGAATTTGAATTGGAATTTAATGCTTAATTTTGTGGCAGCGATGCTAGCCATTGTCAATCCGGTTGGTTTGGTGCCCTTTTGGTCAGAACTGATGAATGATGCAAGCCGTCGCGTCAAGCTTCAGGTAGCGCTGTTGACGACAGTTACAGCTACCGTGGTATTGCTGATTTTCCTGAATGTAAGTCATGAGGTACTAAGTTTTTTTAGTATAGATGTGGCTGTGTTTAAGGTAGCAGGAGGAATGCTCCTGTTTCAGACAGCACTATCAATGATCAAAGGTCAGGCTACCCAGCTGGAAGAGCGTGAGGAGGAGGGAGATACTTGGTTTCAGATCTCCAAACAACGCTTTCGTAAAATTATTGTGCCGCTGGTAGTTCCATTACTGGCTGGACCGGGCTCAATTACTACGGTAATACTGTTTAGTTCAAGGGCTAATGGACCTATGGATAGTTTAGGCTTGTCAGCAGTGCTGGTAGTTACCATGCTCATGCTGTTCCTGATCTTTACTTTTTCGCATCTGGTAGAGAAAAACACTGATGATCTGGTGTTTACGGTATTTACCCGAATTCTGGGCGTATTGGTAGCTGCGGTAGCCATGCAATTTGTGTTAGAAGGCCTGGGCGAAGTTTTTCCTAACTGGCTTGAAGGCCAATCTACATTTGATAATCCTGATTCTCTGGGAGCTTCTGGTAACAAAGGTAAGTAA
- a CDS encoding sugar phosphate isomerase/epimerase family protein → MNRRSFLQYSGLATLAAPSFFSFSSAKKDYPPHLKLALNAYSFNQALREGSMNLDELLDFCAGLAFDAVDPTAYYFPGYPEVPDDHFLYNFKRKAYERGLAVSGTGVRNDFTSADPEKREKDFQLIESWVVAAAKIGAPSLRVFAGKVNDDRNAWKKGRERLIEGLKRSADIGGKHGVMINLQNHYEFLKTADEVEEVLHEVQHPWLGLMLDIGSLRDNPYEEVRQLAPYARSWQVKEQVYVRGNPEKTDIKRIVSIAREAQYRGYFPLETLGEGDPKQKVKALLHEAQSAIKV, encoded by the coding sequence ATGAACCGAAGAAGTTTTTTACAGTACTCCGGGCTGGCAACTTTGGCCGCTCCCTCTTTTTTTAGTTTTTCATCAGCTAAAAAAGACTATCCGCCTCATCTCAAACTGGCACTCAATGCCTACTCTTTTAATCAGGCGCTACGAGAAGGCAGCATGAACCTGGACGAGCTGCTGGATTTCTGTGCCGGGCTGGCTTTTGATGCGGTTGACCCTACGGCATACTACTTCCCCGGCTATCCTGAAGTACCCGATGACCACTTCCTGTACAACTTCAAACGTAAAGCCTATGAGCGAGGGCTGGCTGTCAGTGGCACGGGGGTGAGAAATGACTTTACATCCGCAGATCCTGAAAAAAGAGAAAAAGATTTCCAGTTGATAGAAAGCTGGGTGGTAGCTGCTGCCAAAATTGGGGCACCATCCTTAAGAGTATTTGCCGGTAAAGTAAATGATGATCGCAATGCATGGAAGAAAGGAAGAGAAAGACTGATTGAGGGGCTTAAGCGGAGTGCTGATATTGGTGGGAAACATGGTGTCATGATCAATCTGCAAAATCATTACGAATTTCTGAAAACCGCCGATGAAGTAGAAGAAGTCTTACATGAGGTACAGCATCCCTGGCTGGGACTCATGCTGGACATTGGCAGCCTGAGAGACAATCCCTATGAAGAGGTACGTCAGCTTGCTCCGTATGCAAGAAGCTGGCAGGTGAAGGAGCAAGTGTATGTCAGGGGCAATCCTGAGAAAACAGATATCAAAAGAATTGTATCCATCGCCAGAGAGGCACAATACCGGGGCTATTTTCCTCTGGAAACATTGGGTGAAGGCGATCCTAAACAAAAAGTCAAGGCCCTCTTGCATGAGGCACAGTCAGCGATTAAAGTATAA
- a CDS encoding 3-keto-disaccharide hydrolase — MMINLLQSINLHNLVICACAIYLSACAPSQKESDVVSTKSQEWLPLFNGENLEGWSSVGSAEASIQDSVLIIKRNADAAGWLYSDAQPANFELRAEYKLKPGANSGIAIRVPKQRSSDPTSSGYEINLDNRSDIQNPSGTIDFLARAFWSESIDPEGWNRLHILADGDHVQVKVNDQEVAETFSRRSMQGAIALQAPWGAQAEVSFRNIEMKELAPSSITQPLIDDYMHSTYKGNKVPIFNGQTLEGWHVLNNASWAVLDEQITGDSRGSEGGYLCTDSTYQNFYLSLKFKIAYEDNSGVFIRLKPEAEEVSLDVGLEVNVYDAPGLSWAHPTGSINTHARAFAGLVDYNDWNMMEIFAFDEQITVYVNGIKAAESLVPEAYRHAGNICLQVYPRVATDGGPSQVSYKDIMLKNFDNIPFIGY; from the coding sequence ATGATGATCAATCTGCTTCAAAGTATCAACCTGCATAATTTAGTCATTTGCGCATGCGCGATTTATCTTTCAGCATGTGCCCCCTCTCAAAAAGAAAGTGATGTTGTCTCCACAAAGTCTCAGGAATGGCTGCCGCTTTTTAATGGTGAGAATCTGGAGGGATGGAGCAGTGTGGGCAGTGCCGAAGCAAGTATTCAGGACAGCGTATTGATCATTAAGCGCAATGCTGATGCCGCCGGTTGGTTATACTCGGACGCACAGCCGGCTAATTTTGAGTTAAGGGCAGAATACAAGCTTAAGCCGGGTGCTAATAGTGGTATCGCTATCCGGGTGCCTAAGCAGAGAAGCAGTGACCCTACCAGCAGTGGTTATGAGATCAATCTGGATAACCGTTCAGACATACAAAACCCCAGCGGAACGATAGATTTTCTTGCCCGTGCCTTCTGGAGTGAGAGCATAGATCCTGAGGGATGGAATCGTCTTCATATCCTCGCCGATGGAGATCATGTACAGGTAAAAGTCAATGATCAGGAGGTAGCAGAAACATTTAGCAGACGCAGCATGCAGGGGGCTATCGCATTGCAGGCCCCCTGGGGAGCGCAGGCTGAGGTAAGCTTCCGCAATATTGAGATGAAGGAGCTGGCACCATCTTCCATCACTCAGCCACTGATTGATGATTATATGCATTCTACTTACAAGGGAAATAAAGTTCCTATTTTCAACGGGCAAACCCTTGAAGGATGGCATGTCCTCAACAATGCCAGTTGGGCAGTGCTTGATGAGCAAATCACCGGTGACAGTCGCGGCTCCGAAGGAGGATACCTTTGTACTGACAGTACCTACCAAAACTTTTATTTGAGTCTGAAATTCAAAATCGCCTATGAAGACAATAGCGGTGTATTTATCCGTCTGAAGCCTGAGGCCGAGGAGGTAAGCCTGGATGTGGGGCTGGAAGTTAATGTGTACGATGCCCCCGGGCTGAGCTGGGCACATCCTACCGGCTCCATCAACACCCATGCCCGCGCTTTTGCGGGTTTGGTAGATTACAATGACTGGAACATGATGGAAATTTTTGCTTTTGATGAGCAGATAACGGTTTATGTAAATGGTATTAAAGCAGCGGAAAGCTTAGTGCCCGAGGCCTACCGGCATGCCGGCAATATCTGTTTACAGGTTTACCCCAGAGTAGCCACAGACGGTGGGCCATCTCAGGTCTCATACAAAGACATCATGCTTAAGAATTTTGATAACATTCCATTTATTGGGTATTAA
- a CDS encoding DUF7010 family protein has translation MNAKELNQLRLELALKAKNGIDFILAASIIWLMISYVWTLPYSDYNKSVITFIIGGLMLPVAWGLSKLLNTSWTIKNNPLQPLGLWLNFAQLFYFPFLILILLKSPQYFVMTYVIITGAHFFPYAWYYNEKSFAIMAGVISLGALLLGLNLVAENMYFVPLFMSASLLVLAGLIHISYKKKKK, from the coding sequence ATGAACGCAAAAGAATTGAATCAGCTGAGGCTGGAACTCGCGCTAAAAGCAAAGAATGGAATAGATTTTATCCTCGCGGCCAGTATCATATGGCTCATGATTTCTTATGTCTGGACATTACCTTATTCGGACTATAACAAGAGCGTTATTACCTTCATCATCGGAGGCCTTATGCTTCCGGTGGCCTGGGGACTCTCTAAACTACTGAACACAAGCTGGACAATCAAAAATAACCCCCTTCAGCCCCTGGGCCTATGGCTTAATTTTGCCCAACTGTTTTATTTTCCTTTCCTGATACTTATACTTCTCAAGTCCCCTCAGTACTTTGTGATGACCTATGTTATCATTACCGGGGCGCATTTCTTCCCCTATGCGTGGTATTACAATGAAAAGTCTTTTGCGATTATGGCAGGCGTAATTTCGTTAGGCGCATTACTGTTAGGCCTGAATTTGGTTGCTGAAAATATGTATTTTGTGCCGCTTTTTATGTCAGCGTCCCTATTGGTATTGGCAGGGTTAATTCATATTTCCTATAAAAAAAAGAAAAAATAA
- a CDS encoding YybH family protein — MKKYAILLLLNVLMIIPAIAQDSTMYDKEKQNIKALIDQYAQAREKQDTTLLNEILTKDIDQLVSSGEWRRGKEEARQGMMRSSSSNPGERTLAVEQIRFLSLETAIADARYEIRNTDGSVRKMWSTFVVVHGGDRWRIAAIRNMLPA, encoded by the coding sequence ATGAAAAAATACGCTATCCTCCTTTTGCTTAATGTACTGATGATCATCCCTGCCATCGCTCAGGATAGCACAATGTATGATAAGGAAAAGCAAAACATAAAAGCATTGATTGATCAGTATGCCCAGGCCAGAGAAAAGCAGGATACCACTTTGCTCAATGAAATCCTGACCAAAGATATTGATCAGCTGGTTTCTTCGGGAGAGTGGCGGAGAGGAAAAGAGGAGGCAAGGCAGGGCATGATGCGTAGTTCCAGCAGTAATCCCGGAGAAAGAACACTGGCCGTAGAGCAGATACGCTTTCTCAGTCTGGAAACTGCCATTGCGGATGCCCGCTATGAAATCAGAAATACCGATGGGAGTGTCAGGAAAATGTGGAGTACTTTTGTAGTAGTGCATGGGGGTGACCGATGGAGAATTGCGGCCATCAGAAACATGCTTCCTGCCTAA
- a CDS encoding nucleoside hydrolase, translating to MKSIYSILLSIFISYSVLAQPTRIIFDTDMESDVDDVGALAMLHGLADAGDAEILGTMVCSLNPWSVPTVDVVNTYCGRPDIPIGAVKTLGVYRNSKYARIISEEFPQDEGLGERAKDATQLYRQLLAAEEDSSVVIVTVGYLTNLSYLLNSAPDDISPLNGVELVRQKVKHLVCMGGRYPFQQNPGRWGNFMPDPGATVHVAQAWPTDIIYTGGGDFADLFQTGKKTFDYPQDSNPISRAYTIFLESWNRNYHHSADLIAVYVAVRGWGEYFEFNSQGYNHIFEDGTHMWRLQPDDPRHHYIDTLKEGIDPDEVAELFDDFMISAIRTKAE from the coding sequence ATGAAATCAATCTATTCTATTCTTTTAAGCATATTTATCTCTTATTCAGTATTAGCCCAGCCTACCAGGATCATCTTTGACACCGATATGGAATCCGATGTGGATGATGTGGGGGCATTGGCCATGCTTCACGGACTGGCTGATGCTGGTGATGCGGAAATATTAGGCACCATGGTGTGCAGCCTGAACCCCTGGTCCGTACCCACGGTAGATGTAGTGAACACCTATTGCGGAAGGCCGGATATTCCCATCGGGGCGGTTAAAACACTGGGCGTTTACCGTAATTCTAAATACGCCAGAATCATCTCCGAAGAGTTTCCTCAGGATGAAGGACTGGGAGAAAGAGCAAAGGATGCCACCCAGCTTTATCGTCAGTTATTAGCGGCAGAAGAAGACAGTAGTGTCGTCATTGTCACTGTAGGTTACCTGACCAATCTTTCTTATCTGCTTAACAGTGCTCCCGATGACATCAGTCCGCTCAATGGGGTGGAACTGGTGCGTCAAAAGGTGAAGCATCTGGTCTGTATGGGCGGTCGTTATCCTTTTCAGCAGAACCCGGGGCGCTGGGGCAATTTCATGCCTGATCCCGGAGCCACAGTGCATGTCGCCCAGGCCTGGCCTACAGATATCATCTACACCGGAGGAGGCGACTTTGCTGATTTGTTTCAAACCGGCAAAAAGACATTTGACTATCCCCAGGATTCCAATCCTATTTCCCGTGCCTACACCATATTTCTGGAAAGCTGGAACAGAAACTATCATCACAGTGCCGACCTGATTGCCGTCTATGTAGCGGTAAGGGGATGGGGGGAGTATTTTGAATTTAATTCGCAGGGCTACAACCATATTTTTGAGGATGGTACCCACATGTGGCGCTTGCAGCCTGATGATCCCCGTCACCATTACATTGACACACTTAAAGAGGGCATTGATCCCGATGAAGTAGCTGAGCTTTTTGACGATTTCATGATTAGTGCTATACGGACAAAGGCTGAGTAA
- the ggt gene encoding gamma-glutamyltransferase, protein MRIICFLLVLLCFITFTTYAQDRSSGKAFATRSEVLARNGMLATNHPLATQIGIDILKQGGSAIDAAIAANAFLGFADPGMNGIGGDLFAIVWDAETQQLYGINGSGRSVQNMTREYLLAQQEKGTPHHTGILSVTTPGCVDAWFALNERFGKLPMSTLLQPTIAYAREGIPITQEVADNMKDMEESVINSDHENFKALFFTDGHFPRKGDMFKNPDLANTLSLISEQGRDAYYKGEIAEKIEAHMKKRGGFLTREDLAAHESEWVEPVSVNYRGYDVWELPPNGQGMGALQMLSILEGFDIGSFGYGSAAHIHHFLEAKKLAYEDMVRYYGDPDFGDIPIEELLSEEYAAQRRALIDPDKAGVYHPGLQSGDHTIYLTAADKEGNMISFIQSNSALFGSLEVVKGLGFPLQNRGGGFILEEGHINTYAPGKRPFHTIIPAFVTKDGEPFMSFGVMGGDMQTQGHVQILMNVLDFGMNLQEAGDAPRIYHRGSIWYDGHSDNVGDTYLESGFDYEVLSELMKKGHNIRMARGIFGGYQAIMFKGGVYYGASESRKDGQAAGY, encoded by the coding sequence ATGAGAATAATCTGTTTTTTACTTGTTCTATTATGCTTTATCACCTTCACTACTTACGCACAGGACCGTTCTTCAGGTAAAGCTTTTGCCACCCGCTCTGAAGTGCTGGCCCGCAATGGTATGCTCGCTACCAATCATCCGCTGGCTACCCAGATCGGTATTGACATTCTCAAGCAGGGTGGCTCAGCCATAGATGCTGCCATTGCCGCCAATGCTTTCCTGGGCTTTGCCGACCCTGGTATGAACGGCATAGGCGGCGATCTTTTCGCCATCGTTTGGGATGCAGAAACCCAGCAGCTTTACGGCATCAATGGTAGTGGAAGGTCTGTGCAAAACATGACAAGGGAGTATCTGCTGGCACAGCAGGAGAAAGGCACACCTCATCATACAGGTATTCTTTCCGTCACTACCCCCGGCTGTGTGGATGCCTGGTTTGCGCTCAACGAAAGGTTTGGTAAACTCCCCATGTCTACGCTTCTGCAACCTACCATTGCCTATGCCAGAGAGGGGATTCCCATTACGCAGGAGGTGGCCGATAATATGAAAGATATGGAAGAAAGCGTGATCAATAGTGATCATGAGAATTTCAAAGCGCTCTTCTTTACCGACGGACATTTTCCCCGTAAAGGAGATATGTTTAAGAACCCGGACCTGGCCAATACCCTGAGTTTGATCAGTGAGCAGGGGAGAGATGCTTACTATAAAGGAGAAATAGCCGAAAAGATAGAAGCCCATATGAAAAAAAGGGGAGGCTTCCTGACGCGGGAGGATTTGGCTGCGCACGAATCTGAATGGGTAGAGCCGGTATCGGTTAATTACCGCGGCTATGACGTGTGGGAACTTCCTCCCAACGGACAGGGCATGGGTGCGTTGCAAATGCTGAGTATACTGGAAGGTTTTGACATCGGCAGCTTTGGTTATGGCAGCGCAGCGCATATCCACCACTTCCTGGAAGCGAAAAAACTGGCTTACGAAGATATGGTGCGCTACTATGGCGATCCTGATTTTGGTGATATTCCCATAGAAGAACTGCTCTCTGAAGAATACGCTGCTCAACGCAGAGCATTGATTGATCCTGACAAAGCCGGAGTCTATCATCCCGGTTTACAGTCGGGTGATCATACGATTTACCTGACCGCTGCGGATAAGGAGGGCAATATGATTTCATTCATTCAGAGCAATTCCGCACTTTTTGGCTCTTTGGAAGTGGTCAAAGGGCTGGGCTTTCCTTTGCAGAACAGGGGAGGGGGCTTTATCTTGGAAGAAGGGCATATCAATACCTACGCACCGGGCAAGCGTCCTTTTCATACCATTATCCCTGCTTTTGTGACCAAAGATGGTGAGCCTTTCATGAGCTTTGGTGTCATGGGAGGTGACATGCAGACGCAAGGTCATGTACAAATCCTGATGAATGTGCTGGACTTCGGGATGAACCTGCAGGAAGCCGGCGATGCACCCCGTATTTACCATCGGGGAAGTATATGGTATGACGGACATTCCGATAATGTTGGCGATACTTATTTGGAGTCAGGCTTTGACTACGAAGTGCTGAGCGAACTGATGAAGAAAGGACATAATATCCGTATGGCGAGAGGTATATTTGGCGGTTATCAGGCCATTATGTTCAAAGGCGGTGTGTACTACGGAGCTTCCGAATCCCGCAAGGATGGTCAGGCCGCCGGTTATTAA